Within Fusarium fujikuroi IMI 58289 draft genome, chromosome FFUJ_chr08, the genomic segment AAGGGTCCGACGGCAGACCAGTCTCGAATGCGCGGATCGCGGCAGGCTTCACCCAAGGTATTGCAGATAGCCATATCATGATTGGCCGGCTTGGGAATATCCCGCATTTGTGACACACAGTCCTTGAGCTGGACGGAGAGGTTGGCGCAGTCTTGATCAGAAAGCGCATCCCGACATATCGCCAATGATGTGCCTGGAACCCTACTCATGAGGAGAAAACTCaaatcatcttcgtcattgTTCTGGCACACTATATCGAAGACTCGTGGCGCAGGAATGCTTGTCTTTTGttccaagatcttgagggCATTATACTCGTTCCTCAGAGTATCCGGGTTGGAGTTAAACTTGAGGTATAGTCCAAAAGGTAATCTCTGGACTTGcgcatctccatcttttcTGTAGAAGCAGCTTCCCAGCTTTCGCAACAGATCGTAGGCCGCAATACGAATTTTTGATGGAAATAACCGCCACAAAAGTATTATTGGGCGTACGAATGTGTGTCCCAGGCCGAGATTACTTGAACGCATGCGGACTGGGGACTGCTGTTGGGGGACATATTTGGTGGTTTTCGGCTCAGAGAACAGAGCAGGGGCGATGGTCCTTGCAAGATTCACTAGCTGGAGACTTCTGGAGAAGCGGGCGTGGGAACCAATTAACCGTGCATCGACCTTATCGATTCCCTGCCGCGAATGGTCACCCAGCAAAGCAATAGGGCCGTTCACATCGACAGGTTGCTCATCATCAATAAGAACATGCTCAACTCTGAACTAGACACATTTATTAGGCCTGATATTCCTTTGAATGGCCAATGCCTCTTACCTCGATCATGGAAGAAGGCAATCGTATTAACTTGACGACTCCGCGCTGGAAGGCCTCGTGCACGCTCCTGCGAACTAGCCAGTGAGTTTGATAAGGTGAATATATTCCGGCTCTATCGATATAAAAGCGCCACCAATCGAAGTATTGGGGGCCAAAGAATGCTTCAAGAAGTTCTGTAACACGTGATGGGTTCTGAATGTATGCGTGAGGGTATGTACCAACGATAGGAACAAAAAGAACTGACCTGTTGTTTGAGCCACGGAAATGGCACAGGTAAGATCGGAGCGACTATTACAGGGTCCCAGAGGCTACCCCTTTTGCCTGTTACGCAGCATATACCTCCGTCTCGCTTGGTAATGGCATTGATCTCATCAGCCGTGGGGGCTCGCGGCTGCTTGCCAGAGACGACTGTCGGGCGCAAGGTTGAATGAGTGACAGGCGCTAACTCAagtgaagaaaaagataccAACCTGAATCAATAACATAAATCCAGTCGGCAACGAGAGAGCCAGCATGTCCGTCGGCACTCAGCCGGTGTTGTACGTAATTTGCAGCCGCCTGAGGTTGAACAGCCTCCAGGATGTAGGCGCGTAACAGGGCCGAAGCAGGATGTTCAAGTGGGACACGGTCCACTAAATTGAGAGCCTTGTGTACGTCTGGTGAAGGGGGGTTCATGATGACCGGCGCGTTGAGTGATAGACATCAACGTGGATAGTCTTCCAAGAATGGCGTGGCTTCCATTAAATGTTATGTTGTTGGGAAAAACAGTCGACCTCAATGTGACATGGTGAAACATGGATGTGTAAACCCCACCCGCTGCGGCCTTAGGCATGACCGGGAGAAGCGGGCGGCAAAAATTCAATCGCCAAAATCTATTCGTTGACTACCCGGTAGCCGCGcagccaaggaggccaaTCCACAGCGGGCGCTTAGAGAGATGGTCTCGGCTAAAGTGAGCAATCTTCCTGAGGTCCGAGATGTGGCCAGCGCTTGGAAGCTGAACACTTCTTCCAGGCCGACTACTATACTTAGTGATATGAAGGAGGATGAACATTCGAGAATTACGCGGGCTGGGTTCACAGAAAATGGAAAGGGTATCAGACCCATGTATTGTGTAGCGCTACCAACAAGACAGACATCCTTTCCTTGCTCTTACCAAGGACTTAAATAGCTTCAAGAGAACCATGGTTTTCTACTCTTGATAGAACCATCAATTCATCTTTCATTTATCTCAGTAACAAATCTTTATTGTGATTTTGCATCTCGAAACAATGAGTAAACCCTACACTCTTTATCTTACCCTGCAATGGCTGCGCCATGACGGAAGGGAAAACAAATATGTAAATTTATCGTCCTTGGTCATATATGCATTTCAATCTGACACCATGAAGCACTGGGGACTCTGGGCTACAGATACCAAGCCACCTGCGGGCCATCTTTTTCATGCTACAGACGCTGGCCGGCAAGCCCTTGATCTGTATTATGAAGCCCGCAAGGTTCGCGACccttccaagtccaagactATGGTGGTCTGCCTCAAGATAGTTGAAGCTCCGACGGTGGAATACTTGAATCACTACGCTAGTCAAGTTCCCCTGATGGACCCGTCCTATCTTCCCGCAGGCGAGGTACAATGGACCTGCCGTGTATGGGTTAAGGAAACCCTGAAAAGACTCCATCAGAACAGCCAAATCGTCTTACCCGCCCATGTTGGTCAGTTGTCCCCCTCTAATTATGTTATAGTCCATAACTCACAATGTAATCTTTAGACACCATCGAATCGTATGGCAAATACACTGCGGACCGTTACCTCTCGTACATGGGAAACCCTCCAATCATCAATGATTTGAGTTGGCTCACCAAGGCTCCTGAAACAGATTCGAGAAACACGCGACAGGCCTATTATGGGACTGAACCTATGCAGACCGAAGTCTATCGCCAGAATCCCCATCAGTATCAGCCAAGATACTACGGAGCTAAACCTATGCAAACGGAGGTCTATCAGCACAGTTCCACCCAGCATCAGCCTAGATCATATGGAACTAAGCCCATGCAGACCGAAACCTACCAGCAGGGTTATAGCCGATGGTGATCAAGTATTGTTAAAAGCTCTACTATTGATGCTTTGTGTgttgagatcaaggccaaggccgcCACTCCTGCCAGTTTATTGTTCTTGCGTTTATTGCGAATTGATACTAGAGCGAATTAATGTCAAAATGTATTGCGTTGTTTATCAACCATGATCAAAGTTCTAAACTTGTAAAGTGAATCCATGAAACGATAGGCATTTTTGCTCACATGAGGATATCCTCCTGGTATAATAAGTTGCTACCTATTAAATTTTATGGCTTTGAGAACATCCGTCCAAGAGTGAGAAGCTACTAGTAGTACATACAATGTTGATAAAAATTGCTTTATATGTGAGATTTGGTTGCAGGAGCTTCTCTGAGTTGCATGCCGCGCGGTAAGAAAGACCCCATCATTGGAGGGTAATAAAGTGGAGCAGCCTGCTCAGGCAGCATCATCTATAAAGAAACTCTCCCTCTTAACCTTCACTTCATCAGCGACTGTATTATCACGtcctctctcatcatcaacgtaatgggatctcttcatctcaacagcatccaaGTGCCGCCAGCCCAAGGCCAAACGCACTCTCACACCGTCGTGTTCCTGCACGGTCGCGGCGATAACGCTGCCAACTTCTGTAGCTCGCTGCAATACTCGCGCGACTCCCAAGGCCGCACACTCGCCGAcgctttcccttcttttcgATGGGTATTTCCTCAAGCACCAAAGAGAAAATGCGCCAGCTCACCCGACGTATGGAACCAGTGGTTCGATGTCTGGAACGTGAGGAATTTGGCGGAAAATGAAGATCTCCAGGCAGAAGGGCTCAAAGAAGTCGTGCCCAAGATTCGCGATATTCTGGCCAAAGAAGCAAATGAATTGAACGGGAGGTGGGATAAGGTCATTTTGATGGGCATCAGCATGGGCTCTGCGACAAGCGTGCACACTTTattcaacctcgacatcCCGACCCCGGACCAAAAATTGGGCGCCTTTATTGGCTTTAGCGGTCGTTGCCCGTTTGCCGGGCGATCACTCGATGAGATGCGCAAGACACTTCAACTAGATTCCTCCCTGACGCACAGTGACGTTCTCAAGAACACGCCTATGCTCTTGGAACATTGCGTTGATGAtccgttggtgttggtggatTGGGGCAGGAGGCAGTGTGAGATTTTGAAAGGTCTTGGAGCGAATGTGACTTGGAGGGAGTATGGGAGCGGAGGACACTGGTTCAATTCACCTCAGGGCATGGATGATGCGATAGAGTTTTTAAAGGCTGTTCTTTAGATGCTAGACTGGGACGGGTGACTTTTCTGTATCTACCTTGGGGGTTGCAGCCAAGCTCATTCACCACTGCCGCGACCGGTCACGGATCTCGTCAATCACAACAATTGATCCTCTTGTTGCTCCCAACCGAAGGCGCAGTAAATTGAGTCGTGTCGGGAACAAATAAAATGTTGTAACCGAGACTGAAAAATTTGTATCACAGAGGGTTATGAAATAAATGGTGAAATGGGCACTTTTGTTGTCTGGGTCTGCCAGGCACTGCATTGAGGTTTGCGCAGCAGAATGGGGAGCTGCGTGTAGTAATCACTGGAGTCCAGTGCCGGTTGGTCCAAAACGCGCTACAGCCATTGGCAAGGGCGTGAGAAAGTGGGCGTTGGGCCATTTAGGGAGATTTCTGAGACTGAAATGTGACATTCTTTTGTTCCATTGCTAGCCTCTTATGACGTGTTAAAGGTCCAGACCCAGCCCTGATGGCCCATATGAAGTAAGTGGTGCTGGCGTTGAGGCTGAGTCTTTTTTTAGCTGGCAAACAAAAGTGTTTGGCGAGCTTTTGGTCGGGACCAAGGCATCAGCCGTGATTGAGATGATGGGACTAGCCTGATGAATCTCGGAGAGAAGGGCAGTGCTTACCCGCTCTCCAGGcataaaaattaattaaatgAGTTCACATGCCGTCAAGGCAACGCAATTCAAGGACCCCGAAAGCCCTTTTTCCCGAATTGAGTCCCATTGCGCGAGGGTGCTACGTAGCCCGGGGGAGGTAAGAAAACACCTAACTTCTGCATCAAGAGACAAAAGAACCACGGCATGCCCTGTGCCGCTTTAGTGGACCTCTTGGTCCAGACTTTTTGGCAGCTAGGTTCACTGTCAgaagctttcttgctccctaaGAGTAGCGCAACTTGTTAGCGCAGGATACCCCGTAATCCCCTGCAAGCTCAGCAGATCAGTTACGGGGTCCGCGCGCGATAATGTCTAGTCTGGGTTGATGCCGTCGGATAATCGGCAAGTAAGACCACATCATCCCGGAGCTCTAATTGGCCAGGTCGTACCTTTTCAACACTGTCTGAACCCTCGAGCTAATGAAGCCTCCAGAATCGTACCCTGAGATTGCAGAATGGCTGAGCCTCACTCTTACGAGTTTTACGAGACAGCAGGGCTGAGTTTAATTCTTTAGAGGTTACGGGATGGAGAATGCCCAGCCATGAATTGCTACTTTGTGACGCAGCTCCGAGTGCCAGGGCTGACACAGGTGCCGTCCTTGGTCGACTTATAAGTACGATAGCCCTGACACCTAGCTTGTTGTTTATCCAGAATTAAGGCATAAACTCATACCCGACAGTTCTCATCCATCAATTGTGTTCGCAGCCTAAaacttaaccttatagacGGCAGTTATCCCCTCATCGACAGCTCTGCTGCAAATAAGCCTTTCTAATCCCTAACTGTTTCCACGTCAACACCCCAACCATGGAGAGACACGACATGCTGTACTCGGACGTAGAGTccgcatcctcatcaacatacCAACACTCCCAGACAGACATCTCTATCGTATCAGCATCCACAGCCCCATCCACCATCCTTCCAGACGAGGGTATCATCTCAAGGACCTACGACGCTGCCAAAAGCCTCTCGCACATAAAATGCCCACATCAACTACAGAAAGACTGCCAAAGGAACAGCACCAACAACTCGGCCACAAAGGCAGCTTTCAAACACGACTACCAATCATACGCACAAACATCTCACATGGGTATCCTTGACCCAGCATACAAAGTCTTTGTTAGCAAGAAAGGATATGGGTCTTTGATCTACAAGCTCCACGCCAGGACCGTTGTCGTCGCTGGTGATCCACTGTGCTCAGAGTTCCATCGCCAAGCACTATTCAGTGAGCTTCGCCGTTATCGTTGGGCGCGCGGCCTATCACTTGCATTTGTTGGGATTAGCGAGGAGTTTGCCAAGTACGCACACCAACAAGGATGGGCGACGATGCATTTCGGCCACGAAGCCGTCCTCAACCCTCTAACCAACAAGGTCCTCCGCAAGCAAGCAGGCAAACGCATCATCTCCCAGAACAAGCAGCTTCTCGACCCAAAGCGTGGAGGTGTTACAGTGAACTTCTATAGTCCCGCTGTAAATGAGACAGATCCTGAGCTAGAGCGACAGCTGCAGGAGCTTTACGACGATTGGAGGGAGGACCGAAACCGGAAGCATGGAGATGGCTCACAAGCTTTCGTCACTGTCTACGATTTATTCTCTCTCCCCGAATCCACAATCTTCTTATATACATCCGACCGCGACGGCAAGATCAACGGACTAGCGACGCTACGAGAACTTGGCGCAGAGAGAGGATACCACCTCGATCCTTGCATCGCATCCCAAGATGCACCACGAGGAATTTCAGATCTCCTTGTTGTCACTGCCATGGAGATGCTTAAAGCTTCCGACGTGGGCTATATGAGCCTTGGAATTGAGCCCCTCGACGAGGTTCAAGAGGTCACGGGGTCGTCGAAGCTTGTGTCGCGGCTCTGGAAGGATGGCTACAACCAAATGATTCAGTCAGTGCCTGTGACAGGCAAAGCAGCATATTTTAAGAAGTTCTGCCCTGACGAGTCGCTTACTTCGAAACTTTATATCTGCATACCGAGCAAAGGCATCCCCGTTCGGAGATCAATCGCGCTACTGCAATTCGCGAACATGAACCCCAGTCAGCTATTTACTCAAATACACTTGGGAGATCGGCATAAGGAAAAGGAAGCACCACAATCATCATGAGATTTTCTattttttgtctttctttttgtATAATACTGTCACTTATATACACTGGGAGCGGGGATACCATTCTATCATTTAGTTTCCTTTGTCACAGATAGACCAATTTTATGCAGCGTTCCATGATAACACGTTGATCTTCCATCAAATGCTTGTATAAAGTATTGAATGTTCTCGATTACCCTGTAAGAGCCCTCGCACCCAGCTTTCTTGATATTATATATCATGCATATTGAACCTTCAGGCCAGTGGCACGTTTAACAAAGAGAAATGATACTGAAGAACGACACCTTTTTTAGAGGGGATCGTTGTTCGAACCCCGCCTGAAAACAGCAGTGTTTGCTTTGACCTTTATCTTCGTTGAGGCTATGTGCATATTGCCTTTGGAAATCTGAAGTTAATTGATATTTTTCagtgtgttggcttgatattTCTCGTTGAAATGTCATAAGCTTTTAACTGTCAATCAACCGGCAATATTGGTCCTAATTCTTATTTTGCCCCATAACATCACAGCACTCAAACGGCACTCGGAACATAGACTGGCTGTGTGGATGAAATATAACGATATGGAAAGTCCTGACCATGATAAACATGGAACTAGTCTTGTGTAACTAGAAAGGTTGGATAATATGTGGAGCGCTGTAGACTGTTCTAGATATTGTCTTGATCCATGCTTTCCTACGAAGGAAAAGGGGTCATCCAATAATAGGTAGCAACACGTATCGTTGCTCAAGCTTTCGCTTTGGTACTCCTCACAGGTTCGTGGAATGACGGAACACTTCACAGATGAACAAATTGCTACAACCTTGGAGTTATTCATGATCAACAGGCCGCATCATTCTAGGTAGGTAACACCGCAGCCCAAATCCAAGCGGTGGAACAGCAAAAAGCTTGATTTCAACGAGACCTAGCTCCAGAAAGCTTCAATCGCGTCTAGTGCTGACGATGGCACGGCCCTTTGTATCACGATGTGGCGTGCCGAAGCTGACTCGGGTATCGCCGATCGGGTATATCGGGACTGACGTAAAGCCTCACCGGCACATAAATGATGCTCTAAGCCGTCCAAGCAAACCCCATCACTTTCATTCGATACCGTACCACATTGAAGCTATTTTAAGAACTACCTTGCCTCTACTACTGACGTTGCCGTAATGAGGGCCGACAATATATCTATGCAGGGAGGAGGATACTACAACGAGAACTCTACtcttcaaggacaagccATAGAAAAGTCACTAGAGCTACTTGACCCTTCTGCTAATCGGGGTATGGTACCTTTCATGATGGATTCATTGACTTTGCCTTCATCCGGCTGATATACAACCTCACAGGTCCATCAATAACCTTGGCTGACTATGGCTCCTCTGAGGGCAAGAACTCGTATGTATCTTACTCATGGCGGTTTATCAAAATCACTAACCTTGGACATCAGTGTTCGGCTTTTTTCGCAGTACCTAGAAAGGATCCCTTCCGTTGCATCAGCAACATTGATCTTCAATGATACGCCATCAAACGACATCTCCAGTTTGACGTCGACGATTCATCAAAACTGGGACATCCTCTCACAAAACGGGAAAGTTTCCATAAATAGTCTATTGTCTCCGAGGTCGTACTTTGAGCAAGTTCTGCCAGATGgctttgttgatgctgcgTTTAACTTTACAGCTCTGCATTGGCTGCGCAGCATGCCTGATGCATCTTCAACCCCCTCGTCGCTATCTACTGCGGCTCACGTGGACTTTGTCGACTTCCTTCTAGTGCGCCATAAAGAAATACGCCCTCATGGAACTTTGACGATTTGTGTTCCCAGTGACGGTGACATCAGCGTTCTGCCGACATTTCGATGCTTCGAAACCAGTCTTCGCAGTCTTCATGACAAATATCAGGTCGACCCAATGATCGCAAGACGGCTTCCTATGTACTTTAGGACATCGGAGGAGATACTGACATCTATCGCCGCCGTCGACAAGAAGTGGGGCCTCAGGAGCCTTCATACCCTACCACTAATGCATACCTCATGGTCACCCGAGGTGATTGAGGCAAGCTCTGACGAATTTAAAGCGGCTGCTCGGAAGAGATACACAGATGCCGTTGCCGGCTTCGCACTTGCAGCATGCTCCCAATTCTTCATCGATGGTCTCAAACCTCAAGGCCACCGTGGCTCAAGGCCTGAGGAAGAGGCGATACGTCTGAAGGAGGAATTCATGACGGACCTAACTACTACATTCAAAAACGAATTTCTCCTTACGCACTGTATGGATAAGGTTGGTTTCACATATACGCTGCTAGAGCTGGAAAGATTGTGAATAGTACGCATCGCGTTCCGGCCTATTGTCGTGTTTTGCATAAGGGGAAGCTAGAAATGTCTCTGTTTTTGTCAATATTGCTTGCCCACATGTCACATCATATTCAGGTTCAATCACTTTGGGTTGCACTGATTTTAGCCAGCCCAAAAGCCATTATCTACAAAGGAGTATTTAGATGGTGCCGAGTCTTGGGCATTATCGGGCACGGTATCGTCTTGGAAACTGCTTCCCTGTGCTTGCTATCAGGACACCTGGGAGTCTCTGATAGGTCCAAGTTGCAGGTGTTCGGCCTCCTGCAGGCATTAGCTAAGGTCGGCTGGGAGAAATCGAGGAAGCATGCAGCCCCAATTGGTTGCGGCTTTGAGGCCAGCTTTGGAACCAACAGTAATTAATTTGCCACTACAACACAGTTTAACAAGACTCTAATCGCTGTTTTGTCTACCTTTTGTAAGTTCCACTACATAAAGCGCTGTTTTCGCTCTTTGCTGCACTTTGCTTTCGATTGCAACACTCTCACCTAACCGAAACCTTCCCATCATGGCCGAACTTGCGACAGATCTATACATGCCAGAGCTAGTTGACAACAACCAGCACTCCGGTGCTCTTATCAAGACCTCATCGCCAATGTATGAGGTACTGAATGGACACACTGCTGTAGCAGTGCCTTTGAGTAAGaaggataaaaagaagttgaagaaacaaaaggaGAAGGCGAACGAGAGGCTACTGTCAATCCAATCTCCTCCTGCCAATGGCCAAGAAACTATATTTGCAGAAGAACCATTAGCGGTTGAACCTGTCACAGCGGCAGAGGATCAAGGCCTGTTGATCGCTGTTCCCGAGCAGGTGGATTTCCTGGAAACCACACTGCCTGAAAAGGATCCAGTTCCGGAGATCGAGAGCATTCATGGACCGTCGGCTGATTCCTCCCTCCCAGGCCATATCAATGGTTGTAAGTTTGCGTTTTCCGTCTTTGGCATGACTCTCACACCTTACAGTCTTTGAGAAAGAGATATCGCCACCGGCGCCTGATCCACAGGAGCTCATATATCTCCCATTCAGCGCCCAACATAAGCTCATGGTGCACCTACAGGAGCGCCTTGAGACAATTTGCTTTTCCTTTGCCCAGCGCGTCCTCCCGCATGCTCTCGAAAGTCGCGGTTGGGATTGTTCAGAAATGGTCCAGTTGCATCTCTGGATGAAAGACCCTGTTTTCCAGCACTACATGGAACAGAATGTGCGTGACATGGAACATCGCCTTCAGATGATCAGTTTCGTTATCGAGATTCGGCGATGTGCTGTTAATCGGAAGCCGATTGATACGACTGTGTTGGAAGGCCTTCTCTCCTCCGCTTTGGACTTGGCTAAAGTTCTCGAGGAGCATTCTTCAGTCGATGAGCTTGAACAATTAAGAGAAAGTGTCATCCAAACTACTCATCGTCTTGCCGAGGAGACTCAGGTAATGCAGGCCAGACACGAGACAAAGTTGCAGAAAATCACCGCTGCTCGGGCAAGGTTGGATGTCATGGAGGAGAGGGCCAAAGCCTTGCTTTCCAAGAGGCTGAAGAAAAGTCGTTCTGCGGCCAATGGCAGAATCATCATGCTTATACGTGAGGCGGAATGCTCAACTCCAAAGGTAGCTTTGCCTGGGGGGTCAACAACGAGATCTTGTCTTGATTGGATGAACGATCTTGAGAGTAGCTTGGCTCTGGGTGAGGATGATCATGAGGACTTTGTCGGTTAAGAAAGCGATTGAGCAGCAAGCATCAACTGCCGACTGTAGCGTTACCCATTCCATACTGTTATCAACCTAGTCTACCACCTTCAC encodes:
- a CDS encoding related to lysophospholipase; this encodes MGSLHLNSIQVPPAQGQTHSHTVVFLHGRGDNAANFCSSLQYSRDSQGRTLADAFPSFRWVFPQAPKRKCASSPDVWNQWFDVWNVRNLAENEDLQAEGLKEVVPKIRDILAKEANELNGRWDKVILMGISMGSATSVHTLFNLDIPTPDQKLGAFIGFSGRCPFAGRSLDEMRKTLQLDSSLTHSDVLKNTPMLLEHCVDDPLVLVDWGRRQCEILKGLGANVTWREYGSGGHWFNSPQGMDDAIEFLKAVL